ACCGGCTACAACTACATCATCGACGACAACGACGACGTTCGGATTCCGTTGACGTCGACCTGGTCGGCAGAGTAATCGCCATCTGCTCGATCACCGATGGGCCGATTTCGTCGCTGTCGGCCATCTTACCGCTCACGGAGTTCGTCGGCGTGGGCTTTCACCTTTCGAATCGCAGCAGGGATCGTCCGGATGCCCTCCTCGTCGGCGAGCAACACCGGATGGCTGAAGGCGACGTTCTCCCTGCACAGTCGCTCCGCACCGGGAAGGTGTAAGTTCCAGTAGTCCGGGACGTCCGTTCCGGGCGGGAGAAGCCGCCGAACCTGATCCCGGAAGAACGCCGGTTGCTTGTAGATTGGGACTTCGTAGCCGTCGTAGACCGGCACGCCCTCGGCGCGCACGGCCGCGATGAATCGGTCGCGGCTGAGCCCACCAAACGCCTCGGCGTCGTAGCGAACGTTCTCGAGACAGTAGCCGCGAGCGGTGATGCGGTCGTCTCGGGGTTTCGTGTGTATTCCGCCGATCTCCTCGAGTTCGGCGAGGAGCAGTTCCTCGTTCGCTTCGCGGCGGTCGTTCTCCTCTGGTAGCTTCTCGAGTTGGCCGATCGCGACGGCGGCCTGGAACGCGGACATCCGGGAGTTCGAAGCGAGTTTGTAGTGACGATATCCCGTCTCACCTTGCGAACGGCCGATGTTCTGCATGACTCGGGCTCGTTCCGCGAGCACGTCGTTGTCGGTGACGACGATGCCGCCTTCGCCGCTAGGTAGTGACTTCGACTCCTGAAACGAGAACGTCCCGAAGTCCCCGAAGGTGCCGACCTTCTGGCCGCGCCACTCCGATCCCTGCGCGTGGGCCGCGTCCTCGATCAGGAAGAGGTCGTGTTCCTCGACGATCGGCAGCAATTCGTCCATGTCCATCGGATATCCCGCGAAGTGGACGCCGATGATCCCGACCGTGTCGTCGGTGATCTGCTCGCGTACCGAATTGGGATCGATATTGAACGTTTCCGGGTCGGTATCGGCGAATCGCGGGATCGCCCCCACGGCGGGGACGACGCTTGCACTCGCGATGAAGGAGTAGGAGGGAACGATCACCTCGTCGCCGGGCTCGACGCCGACGGCTCGTAGCGCCAGTTCGATCGCGACGGTCCCGTTACTGACGGCGATCGCATGTTCAGCGTCGTGATACGCGGCAAATTCGTCCTCGAGGCGTTCGATCCACGGTCCGCGACACCAGTTGCCGCCCTCGAACGCCTCGAGGAGATACGCTCGACACGCATCCGTTGGCTGTGGCCACTCCGGAATCGAGAGTGCTTCGGCTGCTTTCGGTCCGCCGTCGATGGCAAGTTCGCCCATAGGTAGCCCTCTCATTTCTGTTCCGGCATAAAGATACCGCGACCCCGTGCGACTCTCGGGCCCGAGGACTCCCCGTCCCTTCGACCGCCGGGGTGCCCATCTTTATGCCGGCCCCCTTCGACGTTTCCGACATGCCAGCACTGTGGACCTATCCCTGGACGCTCGAGCGCGAGGGACTCGAGACGGCCTGTGAACGGCTTCGCGATCATGGTATCGACGCCCTGAACGTCGCCAGCCACTACCACTCCGTTCGGTCGATGCAGCCCCGATTTCCCGACGACCTGTTTCGCGCCTACGGCGGCGGCTGTTACTTCGAGCCTGGTGAACGGTTCGACGACCTGCCAATCGAGCCGCCGGTCAATCGTGTCGGCTCCTGGAGTGATCCGCTCGCAGAAATCGTCGACGGGGCACACGATCACGGAATAGCCGCCAACGCGTGGACAGTCTGCCTGCACAACACGCGACTGGGGT
This region of Natronosalvus halobius genomic DNA includes:
- a CDS encoding DegT/DnrJ/EryC1/StrS family aminotransferase, encoding MGELAIDGGPKAAEALSIPEWPQPTDACRAYLLEAFEGGNWCRGPWIERLEDEFAAYHDAEHAIAVSNGTVAIELALRAVGVEPGDEVIVPSYSFIASASVVPAVGAIPRFADTDPETFNIDPNSVREQITDDTVGIIGVHFAGYPMDMDELLPIVEEHDLFLIEDAAHAQGSEWRGQKVGTFGDFGTFSFQESKSLPSGEGGIVVTDNDVLAERARVMQNIGRSQGETGYRHYKLASNSRMSAFQAAVAIGQLEKLPEENDRREANEELLLAELEEIGGIHTKPRDDRITARGYCLENVRYDAEAFGGLSRDRFIAAVRAEGVPVYDGYEVPIYKQPAFFRDQVRRLLPPGTDVPDYWNLHLPGAERLCRENVAFSHPVLLADEEGIRTIPAAIRKVKAHADELRER